TGGTAAAACGATTGTCGTTGCCGGTTATGGCTGGTGCGGCAAAGGCACGGCACTTCGGGCGCGGGGAATGGGTGGTAACGTGATTGTCACCGAAATTGACCCGACCAAAGCGATTGAAGCGGTGATGGATGGTTTCCGAGTGCTGCCAATGGCAGAAGCTGCCCCTGTAGGCGATTTGTTTATTACTGTTACTGGCAACAAGCACGTCATTCGCGCCGAGCATTTCGATGTGATGAAAGACGGGGCGATGGTTTGCAACTCCGGTCACTTCGACATCGAAATCGACCTAAAGTCATTGGGTGCCAAAGCGACTGAAGTCAAGGAAGCGCGGAACTTCACCCAAGAATACCGTCTCCAGAATGGTAAATCTGTTATTGTGCTGGGCGAAGGGCGTTTAATTAACCTGGCGGCTGCGGAAGGACATCCCAGCGCAGTCATGGATATGAGCTTTGCTAACCAAGCTTTAGCTTGCGAACACCTCGTCAAAAACAAAGGCAAGCTCGAACCCGGTTTGCACTCTATTCCCGTCGAGATTGACAAAGAAATTGCACGGCTGAAGTTGCAAGCAATGGGCGTTCAAATTGATAGTCTCACCCCAGATCAAATCGAGTACATTAACTCTTGGACTTCAGGCACATAAAAAGTAGTCAGTAGTCATTAGTTATTTGGGAGCCAGAGCCTGCTTTCCTTCGTTCCCAGGTTCAGCCTGGGAACGAAGATATAGAGGCTCTGCCTCAGTTTTTAGTGCAGTATCTCAGTAATAACGCCATTAATCAAAGGAATTCACTCAATGGTTGAATGGATAACCAACACAATGCAATCTCTGGGCTATATCGGAATAGGACTGCTGATGTTTTTGGAGAACCTATTCCCTCCTATTCCCTCAGAATTGATCATGCCGCTAGCAGGTTTTACGGTGGCAAAAGGGAATATGAACTTTGTGCTGGCGGTTACAGCCGGAGTGATAGGAACTATGTTGGGAGCACTGCCCTGGTACTATGTGGGCAAACTCGTAGGCGAGGAAAATTTAAAGCGATTAGCCAACAAGTATGGCAAGTGGATTGGGCTATCCAGCAAGGATATCGACAAGGCAGATAATTGGTTTGATAAGCACGGCGGTAAAGCAGTGTTTTACGGACGCTTGGTTCCGGGAGTTCGCACTTTAATTTCGCTTCCGGCAGGCATCAGCGGTATGCCGTTGGTGCCTTTTTTACTGTACTCAACCCTTGGCACTACATTATGGGTGGGTTTGCTGACTTATGCCGGATACGCCCTGGGAGACAACTATGAGCTTGTGGAGCAGTATCTTGGCCCGGTTTCTAAAATTGTGTTTGTGGTTCTAGTTGTTGCTTTTGTTATCTGGCTTGTGATGAAACGGAAGAAGAAACAAACTTAGAGACATAAAGGCGTGTGAAATTGAATTAAACAGGATTTTATCCTCCTAATAATATTAATTAGGGAAATGTAAAATGCCTCTTAATTTACCGTATTTGGTTTACAATACCTATGCGGTAAAAGGTAAATACTAACTTCTGATAAACTGAAATGCACCATTGTAAACAATCGAGAGGCAGAGTCTCGATTTGATAGGGATGCAAAATTTCAGTTTATAAAAAGTCGTAAATTTAATCTGTGTCGAGGTAAAATTGCTGCCATTTTTACTACTTTTTCTTCTTGCCCAAGAACCAACACCTGCACCAAAAGAAGTGGTGCAACCTCAAGAGGTTTTCCCATTACCAGGAAAACTGGATAAGGTGCCAGTTTTTAATAGCAATAGCCCGGAATTGGTGCAGACAGAGGGGATTTTGCTGTCTACATTTCCCCCTACTGGCAAAATTTCAAATGCTCACTTAAATTTGCCACTCCAGGGACGCTTTGATGTGTTTGCCCACCACATCGCTAAGGCGGCGACTCCAGAAGACTTGCGGACTCTTTATCTGGGGATAATCGTGCATAATCCCGGTACGAAGGCGGTGACGGTGGATATCTTGCAGGCGGCGAGTTATCTAAGTCAGCCGGATGCGCCGTTTGTACCGATGCCATCTGTGCAGGAGAATCCCTTGGGTACAGTTTACGCTGGCCCAGGCGATCGCGTAAGTAATGACATCTTACGGGGCATCCGTCAGGCAGGTTTTCCCGCCCAGTTAGTCATTCCACCAGGGCAAAGTAAACTGTTGTTAAATCAGCCGATTCCGGTGAAGACGCTAACGCCGCCGTTGAATGGTCGCTCTACGTTGATGCGGCTGCACAGCGACGCGGATGTATATATTGCTAGTTTAGGGATGTATGCGCGGCAAAATCCTGATGGCAGTGAAAGAGCGCCAACGTTGTCAGAATGGCAGACGCTGTTAAATAGTGGTCGTTTAGCAGGGCCGCGCGATCGCGCTCCCACACCACCAGAACGAAGCAACGGTCAATTTCTCTACGGTCGTGTTGCTGGTGTTGCCCAAGGTTCTGTGTGGAAAGCTAGGCTAGTGGAAGTTCCATCTGCCCTGCATCGCAGCATTCCCCCGCGAGGATCGGCGTTTTCCTATGCTTTGAATACTCTGCCTCGTGGCACACTAGGCACCAACCAGAGTCAAAGTGCGCCAATGAAAGTGCGTTATCCAGACACCGCCTATCGCGCTCACGGCAACTATGGCATTCACTACAGCTTGAGTTTACCGTTAATCAATGACACTAGCGACGCCCAAACTGTGACTGTGGCTATCCAAACACCGATCAAACAGGATCAGCTGCAAGGGGGACTGCGTTTTTTGGAACCACCCGCACCGCAAGTCTTTTTCCGTGGTACTGTTCAGATCCGCTACAACGATGACCGAGGTTTGCCGCAAATTCGTTACCTGCATTTAGTACAGCGTCGCGGTCAACAGGGAGAACCTTTGGTAACGTTGAAGATGCCACCAGGGGATACACGTTTGGTGCAAGTAGACTTTCTCTATCCCCCAGATGCTACCCCGCCCCAGGTTTTGACTGTGAGAACGCAAGCAAATTCGTCCGAAGATGCTCTTGTTAGATGAAGCAGAACTAAACATTTACATCAAATTTAATATTATTTTTATAGGAATTTAACCATAATTTAATTAAATTACGTATAAGTATAAGTATTGCTCGAAAAAAGAATAAGTTTATATAAAAGACTAAAACAGTAAGGGAAAAAATAGGTGCAAGCTGCACAAACCCAAATTATGGAAAAAACTTCAGGGTAATTATTGCAGCGAGAAAGGGTTTGAGTTCGGCAATAATAATTTTGGCGAGAGTTATATGAATAATTCTGGGAAAAGCCTGCGTTGTCTGCTGGTAGTTTTTCCGTTGCTAGGAGTTATCAGCAGTAAATCGGTACAGGCACAAACTACTATTGTTCCAGCAGCTGACGGCACTGGCACTGATGTTGTGCAAAATAGCGAGCGCTTCGACATCAGCGGCGGACAGAAATCTGGGGCGAATCTTTTCCACAGCTTTGAGAAATTCGGACTCAACTCGAACCAAATTGCCAACTTTCTCTCCCAACCAGGTATTGAGAATATTTTGGGGCGCGTCGTTGGTGGCGATGCCTCGATTATTAACGGTTTGATTCAAGTTACAAATGGGAAGTCTAACCTCTTCCTGATGAATCCAGCAGGCATTGTATTTAGCGCTGGAAGCAGTCTCAACGTACCTGCTTCCTTCACAGCGACTACAGCCACCAGCATTGGCATCGGTTCGCACTGGTTCAACGCACTGGGTGACAATAACTACGCTGCGCTGACGGGCAATCCCAACGCTTTTGCTTTCGCCGTCAGTCAACCGGGAGCCATTGTCAACGCTGGCAACCTCAGCGTAACGCAGGGAAAAAACTTAACCTTACTAGGCGGCACAGTTGTCAGTACAGGGCAACTAAAGGCACCAGGAGGTAACATTACTGTAGCAGCAGTACCTGGTGAAAGCATACTCCGCATCACTCAGCAAGGACTGCTACTAGGTTTGGAAATCCAACCACTGGCAACGACGGACACTCAACCTGGAAACTGGACGTTGCCGATTCCCACATTACCCCAATTGCTGACTGGCGGGGGTGCAGGCAATGCTACGAAACTAACAGTTAACAGTAATGGACAGGTAATATTAAGGGGATCAGGCATCCAGATAAACGGTGACGCGGGTACTACTATTGTGTCCGGTACTATTGATGCCTCAAATAAGGCATCTGGTGCAGCTGGAGGCACTGTGGAAGTGCTGGGTAACAAAGTTGCCTTAGTGGAACAAGCTCAAATCGATGTCTCTGGAGATGGGAAAGGAGGCACTTCCTTAATTGGCGGCGATTATCAGGG
This sequence is a window from Funiculus sociatus GB2-C1. Protein-coding genes within it:
- the ahcY gene encoding adenosylhomocysteinase; the protein is MTATFTQPKHEVKDLSLAPSGKQRIEWAGREMPVLKQIRDRFAQEKPLAGIRLVACCHVTTETAHLAIALKAAGADALLIASNPLSTQDDVAASLVADHGIPVFAMKGEDAETYTRHVQIALDHKPNIIIDDGSDVVATLIQERQHQIADLIGTTEETTTGIVRLRAMFKDGVLTFPAINVNDADTKHFFDNRYGTGQSTLDGIIRATNVLLAGKTIVVAGYGWCGKGTALRARGMGGNVIVTEIDPTKAIEAVMDGFRVLPMAEAAPVGDLFITVTGNKHVIRAEHFDVMKDGAMVCNSGHFDIEIDLKSLGAKATEVKEARNFTQEYRLQNGKSVIVLGEGRLINLAAAEGHPSAVMDMSFANQALACEHLVKNKGKLEPGLHSIPVEIDKEIARLKLQAMGVQIDSLTPDQIEYINSWTSGT
- a CDS encoding DedA family protein encodes the protein MVEWITNTMQSLGYIGIGLLMFLENLFPPIPSELIMPLAGFTVAKGNMNFVLAVTAGVIGTMLGALPWYYVGKLVGEENLKRLANKYGKWIGLSSKDIDKADNWFDKHGGKAVFYGRLVPGVRTLISLPAGISGMPLVPFLLYSTLGTTLWVGLLTYAGYALGDNYELVEQYLGPVSKIVFVVLVVAFVIWLVMKRKKKQT
- a CDS encoding DUF3370 domain-containing protein, encoding MLPFLLLFLLAQEPTPAPKEVVQPQEVFPLPGKLDKVPVFNSNSPELVQTEGILLSTFPPTGKISNAHLNLPLQGRFDVFAHHIAKAATPEDLRTLYLGIIVHNPGTKAVTVDILQAASYLSQPDAPFVPMPSVQENPLGTVYAGPGDRVSNDILRGIRQAGFPAQLVIPPGQSKLLLNQPIPVKTLTPPLNGRSTLMRLHSDADVYIASLGMYARQNPDGSERAPTLSEWQTLLNSGRLAGPRDRAPTPPERSNGQFLYGRVAGVAQGSVWKARLVEVPSALHRSIPPRGSAFSYALNTLPRGTLGTNQSQSAPMKVRYPDTAYRAHGNYGIHYSLSLPLINDTSDAQTVTVAIQTPIKQDQLQGGLRFLEPPAPQVFFRGTVQIRYNDDRGLPQIRYLHLVQRRGQQGEPLVTLKMPPGDTRLVQVDFLYPPDATPPQVLTVRTQANSSEDALVR